In Neofelis nebulosa isolate mNeoNeb1 chromosome 7, mNeoNeb1.pri, whole genome shotgun sequence, the following proteins share a genomic window:
- the PLA2G4F gene encoding cytosolic phospholipase A2 zeta isoform X1 — MLWALWPRWLAGKGLPLLGAVLLRKRDKRGPQWRQWRRETHPYYDLQVKVLRARNIQGTDLLSKADCYVELRLPTASPSPAQTRMVANCSDPEWNETFHYQIHGAVKNVLELTLCDKDILGSDQLSLLLFDLRSLKPGQPYRHIFPLNHQDSQELQVEFVLENSQVPASEVITNGVLVAQPCLRIQGTLREGGTAPHREYGSRQIQLTVPGAYEKPQFLPLQPPMEGGLPATFTFHVNPVISSRLDVELGERLTVLQSGPSAELEAHTNKLGEGGILLSSLALGQEEQRFVALGEGQEVVLSMKAEMSSGDLDLRLGFGLCDGEREFLDKRKQIVSKALQQVLGLSQAPDSGQVPVVAVLGSGGGTRAMSSLYGSLAGLQELGLLDTVTYLSGVSGSTWCISTLYKDPAWSQVALQGPIERAQARVCSSKMGAMSTERLQYYAQELGSLESTGHRVSLIDIWGLLIEYFLYQEKNPAKLSDQQEAVNQGQNPYPIYASINVHTNISGEDFAEWCEFTPYEVGFPKYGAYVPTELFGSEFFMGHLLHPQPEPRICYLQGMWGSAFAASLDEIFLKTAGSGLSFLDCHRGSVNITDDCQKLQLHDPTRLRTRLFTRQGPFSQAVLDIFTSRFTFAENCNFTRGLCLHKDYVAGREFMAWKDTHPDTFPNQLTPMRDCLCLVDGGFAINSPFPLSLLPQRAVDLILSFDYSLEAPFEVLQMTEKYCLDRGIPFPSIEVLPEDLEEPRECYLFAKAKDPRSPIVLHFPLVNRTFCTHLAPGVERQTAEEKAYGDFVVNGADTPYGMMNFTYEPEEFERLVALSRYNVLNNVETLRHALRLALERRQAGGRAGG; from the exons ATGCTCTGGGCGCTCTGGCCAAGGTGGCTGGCAGGCAAGGGGCTGCCCCTCCTGGGAGCAGTGCTGCTGCGGAAGAGAGACAAGAGGGGACCTCAGTGGAGGCAATGGAGG CGGGAAACCCACCCCTACTATGACCTCCAGGTGAAGGTGCTGAGGGCCAGAAATATCCAGGGCACAGATCTCT TGTCCAAAGCTGACTGCTACGTGGAACTGCGCCTGCCCACTGCGTCCCCTAGCCCTGCCCAGACAAGGATGGTGGCTAACTGCAGTGACCCTGAGTGGAATGAGACATTCCACTACCAGATCCATGGTGCTGTGAAG AATGTCCTGGAGCTCACCCTCTGTGATAAGGACATCCTGGGCAGTGACCAGCTCTCCCTGCTACTCTTTGACCTGAGGAGCCTCAAGCCTGGCCAACCGTACAGACACATCTTCCCACTCAACCACCAG GATTCACAGGAGCTGCAGGTGGAATTTGTTCTGGAGAACAG CCAGGTGCCTGCGTCTGAAGTCATCACCAATGGAGTCCTGGTG GCTCAGCCCTGTCTGAGAATCCAGGGGACCCTCAGGGAAGGTGGGACAGCCCCACATCGAGAGTATG GCTCTAGGCAGATTCAGCTGACAGTGCCCGGGGCCTACGAGAAGCCACAGTTCTTGCCCCTGCAACCTCCCATGGAGGGAGGCCTCCCAGCTACCTTCACCTTTCACGTGAACCCAGTGATCAGCTCCAGGCTGGATGTGGAGCTGGGGGAGAGACTCACAGTCCTGCAA AGTGGTCCAAGTGCTGAGCTGGAGGCCCACACCAACAAGCTGGGTGAGGGGGGTATCCTGCTCTCCTCTCTGGCCCTAGGCCAAGAGGAACAGCGCTTTGTGGCCCTAGGGGAG GGCCAGGAGGTGGTTCTGAGTATGAAGGCAGAAATGAG CTCTGGAGACCTTGACCTGCGTCTTGGTTTTGGCCTGTGTGATGGGGAACGGGAGTTTCTGGACAAGAGGAAGCAGATCGTGTCCAAGGCCCTGCAGCAGGTTCTGGGATTGAGCCAGGCGCCTGACAGTGGCCAG GTGCCTGTGGTGGCTGTGCTAGGTTCGGGAGGTGGAACCCGAGCCATGTCTTCCCTCTACGGCAGCCTGGCAGGGCTGCAGGAACTTGGCCTCCTGGACACTGTGACCTACCTGAGTGGGGTCTCTGGATCTACCTG GTGCATTTCCACACTCTACAAGGACCCAGCCTGGTCCCAGGTGGCCTTGCAGGGCCCCATTGAGCGTGCCCAGGCTCGGGTCTGCAGCAGTAAGATGGGGGCGATGTCCACAGAGCGCCTACAATACTATGCCCAGGAACTGGGGAGCCTGGAAAGCACTGGCCACAGAGTTTCCCTCATCGACATCTGGGGTCTCCTCATTGAGTATTTCCTCTACCAGGAG AAAAACCCTGCCAAGCTGTCTGACCAGCAGGAGGCCGTCAACCAGGGCCAGAACCCTTATCCTATCTACGCCAGCATCAATGTCCACACCAACATCAGCGGGGAAGACTTCGCAG AATGGTGCGAGTTCACACCCTATGAGGTCGGCTTCCCCAAGTACGGGGCTTATGTTCCCACTGAGCTCTTTGGCTCTGAGTTCTTCATGGGGCATCTGCTGCATCCCCAGCCTGAGCCCCGGATCTGCTACCTGCAGG GTATGTGGGGCAGCGCCTTTGCAGCAAGCCTGGATGAGATCTTCCTGAAGACTGCCGGCTCGGGCCTCAGCTTCCTAGACTGCCACAGAGGGAGTGTAAACATCACAG ATGACTGCCAGAAGCTCCAGCTGCACGATCCCACACGTCTGAGGACCAGGCTCTTCACCCGCCAGGGGCCCTTCTCCCAGGCCGTGCTGGACATCTTCACCTCCCGCTTTACCTTCGCGGAGAACTGTAATTTCACCAGGGGCCTCTGCCTGCACAAAGACTATGTGGCTGGCCGGGAGTTTATGGCCTGGAAAG ATACGCACCCTGACACCTTCCCCAACCAGCTCACTCCCATGCGGGACTGCCTGTGCCTGGTGGATGGGGGCTTTGCCATCAACTCTCCGTTCCCACTCAGCCTGCTGCCCCAGAGAGCAGTGGACCTCATTCTGTCCTTTGACTACTCCCTGGAGGCCCCTTTCGAG gtCTTACAGATGACAGAGAAGTACTGCCTGGACCGAGGCATCCCCTTCCCAAGTATCGAGGTGCTCCCCGAGGACTTGGAGGAACCCCGTGAGTGCTACCTGTTCGCCAAGGCCAAGGACCCCCGCTCTCCCATCGTGCTGCACTTTCCCCTCGTCAACCGTACCTTCTGCACACACCTGGCCCCAG GTGTGGAGCGACAAACAGCCGAGGAGAAGGCCTACGGGGACTTTGTGGTCAATGGGGCAGACACTCCATATGGCATGATGAACTTCACCTATGAGCCTGAGGAGTTTGAGCGGCTGGTGGCTCTGAGTCGATACAATGTTCTGAACAATGTGGAGACCTTGAGGCATGCGCTCCGGCTGGCTCTGGAGCGAcggcaggctgggggcagggctggcgGCTGA
- the PLA2G4F gene encoding cytosolic phospholipase A2 zeta isoform X2, with the protein MLWALWPRWLAGKGLPLLGAVLLRKRDKRGPQWRQWRNVLELTLCDKDILGSDQLSLLLFDLRSLKPGQPYRHIFPLNHQDSQELQVEFVLENSQVPASEVITNGVLVAQPCLRIQGTLREGGTAPHREYGSRQIQLTVPGAYEKPQFLPLQPPMEGGLPATFTFHVNPVISSRLDVELGERLTVLQSGPSAELEAHTNKLGEGGILLSSLALGQEEQRFVALGEGQEVVLSMKAEMSSGDLDLRLGFGLCDGEREFLDKRKQIVSKALQQVLGLSQAPDSGQVPVVAVLGSGGGTRAMSSLYGSLAGLQELGLLDTVTYLSGVSGSTWCISTLYKDPAWSQVALQGPIERAQARVCSSKMGAMSTERLQYYAQELGSLESTGHRVSLIDIWGLLIEYFLYQEKNPAKLSDQQEAVNQGQNPYPIYASINVHTNISGEDFAEWCEFTPYEVGFPKYGAYVPTELFGSEFFMGHLLHPQPEPRICYLQGMWGSAFAASLDEIFLKTAGSGLSFLDCHRGSVNITDDCQKLQLHDPTRLRTRLFTRQGPFSQAVLDIFTSRFTFAENCNFTRGLCLHKDYVAGREFMAWKDTHPDTFPNQLTPMRDCLCLVDGGFAINSPFPLSLLPQRAVDLILSFDYSLEAPFEVLQMTEKYCLDRGIPFPSIEVLPEDLEEPRECYLFAKAKDPRSPIVLHFPLVNRTFCTHLAPGVERQTAEEKAYGDFVVNGADTPYGMMNFTYEPEEFERLVALSRYNVLNNVETLRHALRLALERRQAGGRAGG; encoded by the exons ATGCTCTGGGCGCTCTGGCCAAGGTGGCTGGCAGGCAAGGGGCTGCCCCTCCTGGGAGCAGTGCTGCTGCGGAAGAGAGACAAGAGGGGACCTCAGTGGAGGCAATGGAGG AATGTCCTGGAGCTCACCCTCTGTGATAAGGACATCCTGGGCAGTGACCAGCTCTCCCTGCTACTCTTTGACCTGAGGAGCCTCAAGCCTGGCCAACCGTACAGACACATCTTCCCACTCAACCACCAG GATTCACAGGAGCTGCAGGTGGAATTTGTTCTGGAGAACAG CCAGGTGCCTGCGTCTGAAGTCATCACCAATGGAGTCCTGGTG GCTCAGCCCTGTCTGAGAATCCAGGGGACCCTCAGGGAAGGTGGGACAGCCCCACATCGAGAGTATG GCTCTAGGCAGATTCAGCTGACAGTGCCCGGGGCCTACGAGAAGCCACAGTTCTTGCCCCTGCAACCTCCCATGGAGGGAGGCCTCCCAGCTACCTTCACCTTTCACGTGAACCCAGTGATCAGCTCCAGGCTGGATGTGGAGCTGGGGGAGAGACTCACAGTCCTGCAA AGTGGTCCAAGTGCTGAGCTGGAGGCCCACACCAACAAGCTGGGTGAGGGGGGTATCCTGCTCTCCTCTCTGGCCCTAGGCCAAGAGGAACAGCGCTTTGTGGCCCTAGGGGAG GGCCAGGAGGTGGTTCTGAGTATGAAGGCAGAAATGAG CTCTGGAGACCTTGACCTGCGTCTTGGTTTTGGCCTGTGTGATGGGGAACGGGAGTTTCTGGACAAGAGGAAGCAGATCGTGTCCAAGGCCCTGCAGCAGGTTCTGGGATTGAGCCAGGCGCCTGACAGTGGCCAG GTGCCTGTGGTGGCTGTGCTAGGTTCGGGAGGTGGAACCCGAGCCATGTCTTCCCTCTACGGCAGCCTGGCAGGGCTGCAGGAACTTGGCCTCCTGGACACTGTGACCTACCTGAGTGGGGTCTCTGGATCTACCTG GTGCATTTCCACACTCTACAAGGACCCAGCCTGGTCCCAGGTGGCCTTGCAGGGCCCCATTGAGCGTGCCCAGGCTCGGGTCTGCAGCAGTAAGATGGGGGCGATGTCCACAGAGCGCCTACAATACTATGCCCAGGAACTGGGGAGCCTGGAAAGCACTGGCCACAGAGTTTCCCTCATCGACATCTGGGGTCTCCTCATTGAGTATTTCCTCTACCAGGAG AAAAACCCTGCCAAGCTGTCTGACCAGCAGGAGGCCGTCAACCAGGGCCAGAACCCTTATCCTATCTACGCCAGCATCAATGTCCACACCAACATCAGCGGGGAAGACTTCGCAG AATGGTGCGAGTTCACACCCTATGAGGTCGGCTTCCCCAAGTACGGGGCTTATGTTCCCACTGAGCTCTTTGGCTCTGAGTTCTTCATGGGGCATCTGCTGCATCCCCAGCCTGAGCCCCGGATCTGCTACCTGCAGG GTATGTGGGGCAGCGCCTTTGCAGCAAGCCTGGATGAGATCTTCCTGAAGACTGCCGGCTCGGGCCTCAGCTTCCTAGACTGCCACAGAGGGAGTGTAAACATCACAG ATGACTGCCAGAAGCTCCAGCTGCACGATCCCACACGTCTGAGGACCAGGCTCTTCACCCGCCAGGGGCCCTTCTCCCAGGCCGTGCTGGACATCTTCACCTCCCGCTTTACCTTCGCGGAGAACTGTAATTTCACCAGGGGCCTCTGCCTGCACAAAGACTATGTGGCTGGCCGGGAGTTTATGGCCTGGAAAG ATACGCACCCTGACACCTTCCCCAACCAGCTCACTCCCATGCGGGACTGCCTGTGCCTGGTGGATGGGGGCTTTGCCATCAACTCTCCGTTCCCACTCAGCCTGCTGCCCCAGAGAGCAGTGGACCTCATTCTGTCCTTTGACTACTCCCTGGAGGCCCCTTTCGAG gtCTTACAGATGACAGAGAAGTACTGCCTGGACCGAGGCATCCCCTTCCCAAGTATCGAGGTGCTCCCCGAGGACTTGGAGGAACCCCGTGAGTGCTACCTGTTCGCCAAGGCCAAGGACCCCCGCTCTCCCATCGTGCTGCACTTTCCCCTCGTCAACCGTACCTTCTGCACACACCTGGCCCCAG GTGTGGAGCGACAAACAGCCGAGGAGAAGGCCTACGGGGACTTTGTGGTCAATGGGGCAGACACTCCATATGGCATGATGAACTTCACCTATGAGCCTGAGGAGTTTGAGCGGCTGGTGGCTCTGAGTCGATACAATGTTCTGAACAATGTGGAGACCTTGAGGCATGCGCTCCGGCTGGCTCTGGAGCGAcggcaggctgggggcagggctggcgGCTGA
- the PLA2G4F gene encoding cytosolic phospholipase A2 zeta isoform X3, whose translation MSHEPLILCSQVPASEVITNGVLVAQPCLRIQGTLREGGTAPHREYGSRQIQLTVPGAYEKPQFLPLQPPMEGGLPATFTFHVNPVISSRLDVELGERLTVLQSGPSAELEAHTNKLGEGGILLSSLALGQEEQRFVALGEGQEVVLSMKAEMSSGDLDLRLGFGLCDGEREFLDKRKQIVSKALQQVLGLSQAPDSGQVPVVAVLGSGGGTRAMSSLYGSLAGLQELGLLDTVTYLSGVSGSTWCISTLYKDPAWSQVALQGPIERAQARVCSSKMGAMSTERLQYYAQELGSLESTGHRVSLIDIWGLLIEYFLYQEKNPAKLSDQQEAVNQGQNPYPIYASINVHTNISGEDFAEWCEFTPYEVGFPKYGAYVPTELFGSEFFMGHLLHPQPEPRICYLQGMWGSAFAASLDEIFLKTAGSGLSFLDCHRGSVNITDDCQKLQLHDPTRLRTRLFTRQGPFSQAVLDIFTSRFTFAENCNFTRGLCLHKDYVAGREFMAWKDTHPDTFPNQLTPMRDCLCLVDGGFAINSPFPLSLLPQRAVDLILSFDYSLEAPFEVLQMTEKYCLDRGIPFPSIEVLPEDLEEPRECYLFAKAKDPRSPIVLHFPLVNRTFCTHLAPGVERQTAEEKAYGDFVVNGADTPYGMMNFTYEPEEFERLVALSRYNVLNNVETLRHALRLALERRQAGGRAGG comes from the exons ATGTCCCATGAGCCCCTCATCCTTTGCAGCCAGGTGCCTGCGTCTGAAGTCATCACCAATGGAGTCCTGGTG GCTCAGCCCTGTCTGAGAATCCAGGGGACCCTCAGGGAAGGTGGGACAGCCCCACATCGAGAGTATG GCTCTAGGCAGATTCAGCTGACAGTGCCCGGGGCCTACGAGAAGCCACAGTTCTTGCCCCTGCAACCTCCCATGGAGGGAGGCCTCCCAGCTACCTTCACCTTTCACGTGAACCCAGTGATCAGCTCCAGGCTGGATGTGGAGCTGGGGGAGAGACTCACAGTCCTGCAA AGTGGTCCAAGTGCTGAGCTGGAGGCCCACACCAACAAGCTGGGTGAGGGGGGTATCCTGCTCTCCTCTCTGGCCCTAGGCCAAGAGGAACAGCGCTTTGTGGCCCTAGGGGAG GGCCAGGAGGTGGTTCTGAGTATGAAGGCAGAAATGAG CTCTGGAGACCTTGACCTGCGTCTTGGTTTTGGCCTGTGTGATGGGGAACGGGAGTTTCTGGACAAGAGGAAGCAGATCGTGTCCAAGGCCCTGCAGCAGGTTCTGGGATTGAGCCAGGCGCCTGACAGTGGCCAG GTGCCTGTGGTGGCTGTGCTAGGTTCGGGAGGTGGAACCCGAGCCATGTCTTCCCTCTACGGCAGCCTGGCAGGGCTGCAGGAACTTGGCCTCCTGGACACTGTGACCTACCTGAGTGGGGTCTCTGGATCTACCTG GTGCATTTCCACACTCTACAAGGACCCAGCCTGGTCCCAGGTGGCCTTGCAGGGCCCCATTGAGCGTGCCCAGGCTCGGGTCTGCAGCAGTAAGATGGGGGCGATGTCCACAGAGCGCCTACAATACTATGCCCAGGAACTGGGGAGCCTGGAAAGCACTGGCCACAGAGTTTCCCTCATCGACATCTGGGGTCTCCTCATTGAGTATTTCCTCTACCAGGAG AAAAACCCTGCCAAGCTGTCTGACCAGCAGGAGGCCGTCAACCAGGGCCAGAACCCTTATCCTATCTACGCCAGCATCAATGTCCACACCAACATCAGCGGGGAAGACTTCGCAG AATGGTGCGAGTTCACACCCTATGAGGTCGGCTTCCCCAAGTACGGGGCTTATGTTCCCACTGAGCTCTTTGGCTCTGAGTTCTTCATGGGGCATCTGCTGCATCCCCAGCCTGAGCCCCGGATCTGCTACCTGCAGG GTATGTGGGGCAGCGCCTTTGCAGCAAGCCTGGATGAGATCTTCCTGAAGACTGCCGGCTCGGGCCTCAGCTTCCTAGACTGCCACAGAGGGAGTGTAAACATCACAG ATGACTGCCAGAAGCTCCAGCTGCACGATCCCACACGTCTGAGGACCAGGCTCTTCACCCGCCAGGGGCCCTTCTCCCAGGCCGTGCTGGACATCTTCACCTCCCGCTTTACCTTCGCGGAGAACTGTAATTTCACCAGGGGCCTCTGCCTGCACAAAGACTATGTGGCTGGCCGGGAGTTTATGGCCTGGAAAG ATACGCACCCTGACACCTTCCCCAACCAGCTCACTCCCATGCGGGACTGCCTGTGCCTGGTGGATGGGGGCTTTGCCATCAACTCTCCGTTCCCACTCAGCCTGCTGCCCCAGAGAGCAGTGGACCTCATTCTGTCCTTTGACTACTCCCTGGAGGCCCCTTTCGAG gtCTTACAGATGACAGAGAAGTACTGCCTGGACCGAGGCATCCCCTTCCCAAGTATCGAGGTGCTCCCCGAGGACTTGGAGGAACCCCGTGAGTGCTACCTGTTCGCCAAGGCCAAGGACCCCCGCTCTCCCATCGTGCTGCACTTTCCCCTCGTCAACCGTACCTTCTGCACACACCTGGCCCCAG GTGTGGAGCGACAAACAGCCGAGGAGAAGGCCTACGGGGACTTTGTGGTCAATGGGGCAGACACTCCATATGGCATGATGAACTTCACCTATGAGCCTGAGGAGTTTGAGCGGCTGGTGGCTCTGAGTCGATACAATGTTCTGAACAATGTGGAGACCTTGAGGCATGCGCTCCGGCTGGCTCTGGAGCGAcggcaggctgggggcagggctggcgGCTGA